In one Thermanaerovibrio velox DSM 12556 genomic region, the following are encoded:
- a CDS encoding patatin-like phospholipase family protein, with product MRSVRSKPGVRFIVFLLVLFAMVPFGTPCEASDYERGVVLVLSGGGTRGFAHIGVLRVLEERKVPVAGIVGTSMGAIIGGLYACGYSAAELEELITTNNILDLLYDRTSGLLPDASLNRLPKARSGFLDFYFDRQHNRIGPMGGMSASVLVSFLNRTVSAKVKDGDFSKLPIPFAAVATDLETGEPVVLRSGNLADAMRASMAIPGLFEPWMVNGRILVDGGLVANLPVSIAKELFPGFPVVAVNLSEGVRKDRKEIRTLYDVVAQSINIITASSIAAEAAKADVLIDPDVSRFGLLDSGGYEAIVDRGAKAARAALDARMALAEGQQQGPSKDDARLQQASLVKRVIIEGLPEPMARDMMDRFSPWIGRPLDMNAVSDAADDLMRRDQFLAVNGYAKEEEDGVSLVMSFQRRPPLEVSVGGYATNLHSQRWVALSAVKRDLANAGDVGELQLRVGDHWGGVLRYFSPYSGNSQWGITFTGREEEISPEGLNASRWERYGLRVLRYFDNGRTRLGAGILGEQIEMDGSSSSLGPYLYFSYDNTDSRNFPTSGYSVETNLWAPDLERVLSRTVFQRYIPWNDKFRVVLSGGLETGDGDYPPHRAYLGDQEELYSLGDKPLWGDQAAWVRLGLSGTVMQTWWGRVNAELFVTAGMVMRDWSRSEDSWEVGLALSIPGQFFNGRLITVYNKDGKMTLGFSIGDPIWWNGPLP from the coding sequence ATGAGAAGCGTTCGTTCTAAGCCGGGAGTGCGTTTTATCGTTTTTTTATTGGTCCTTTTCGCGATGGTGCCCTTTGGAACCCCTTGCGAGGCTTCCGATTATGAACGTGGGGTGGTCCTGGTGCTCTCCGGCGGGGGTACCAGGGGTTTTGCCCATATCGGGGTTCTCAGGGTGTTGGAGGAGCGGAAGGTGCCGGTGGCAGGAATAGTGGGCACCAGCATGGGGGCCATAATAGGTGGTCTTTACGCCTGCGGATACAGCGCTGCTGAGCTTGAGGAGTTGATCACCACCAATAACATCCTGGACCTCCTGTACGACCGGACCTCTGGCCTGCTCCCTGACGCGTCGCTGAACCGCCTGCCAAAGGCTAGGTCCGGCTTTTTGGACTTCTACTTCGACCGGCAGCATAACCGGATAGGCCCAATGGGGGGGATGTCCGCCTCTGTGCTGGTGTCGTTTCTTAACAGGACCGTATCCGCCAAGGTGAAGGATGGGGACTTCTCAAAGCTCCCGATCCCCTTCGCCGCGGTGGCCACGGATCTTGAGACCGGAGAGCCCGTGGTTCTTCGTTCGGGCAACCTGGCGGATGCCATGAGGGCCTCCATGGCCATACCAGGCCTTTTCGAGCCCTGGATGGTGAACGGCAGGATCTTGGTGGACGGAGGGCTGGTGGCAAACCTCCCGGTCAGCATAGCCAAGGAGCTCTTCCCGGGCTTCCCCGTGGTGGCGGTGAACCTGTCGGAGGGGGTTAGGAAGGACCGGAAGGAGATAAGGACCCTCTACGACGTGGTGGCCCAGTCGATAAACATAATAACCGCCTCGTCCATAGCCGCAGAGGCAGCCAAGGCGGACGTCTTGATAGATCCCGACGTATCCAGGTTCGGCCTTCTAGATTCCGGGGGATACGAGGCAATCGTGGACCGGGGAGCCAAGGCTGCCCGGGCCGCGTTGGATGCTCGTATGGCGCTGGCGGAGGGTCAGCAACAAGGCCCTTCCAAGGATGACGCAAGGTTGCAGCAAGCATCGCTGGTCAAGCGGGTCATCATAGAGGGATTGCCGGAGCCCATGGCTCGGGACATGATGGATCGTTTCTCCCCATGGATAGGGCGCCCCTTGGACATGAATGCCGTGTCCGATGCGGCGGATGACCTGATGAGGCGGGATCAGTTCCTGGCGGTCAACGGGTATGCCAAGGAGGAAGAGGACGGTGTGTCGCTGGTCATGTCCTTTCAGCGGCGTCCACCCCTCGAGGTTTCGGTGGGCGGTTACGCCACGAACCTTCACTCCCAGCGGTGGGTCGCGCTGTCTGCGGTTAAGAGGGATCTGGCCAATGCGGGTGATGTGGGGGAGCTGCAGCTTCGGGTGGGGGATCACTGGGGGGGTGTCTTGCGCTACTTCTCACCGTACAGCGGCAACTCCCAATGGGGCATAACCTTCACCGGGAGGGAGGAGGAGATATCCCCCGAAGGGCTTAACGCCTCCCGTTGGGAGCGGTACGGGTTAAGGGTGCTTAGGTACTTCGACAACGGCAGGACCAGGTTAGGTGCGGGGATCCTGGGTGAGCAGATAGAGATGGACGGAAGCTCCAGTTCTCTCGGTCCCTACCTGTACTTCTCCTACGACAACACGGACTCAAGGAACTTCCCAACCAGTGGCTACTCGGTTGAAACCAACCTATGGGCCCCGGACCTCGAGAGGGTTTTATCCAGGACGGTCTTCCAGAGATACATCCCTTGGAACGACAAGTTTAGGGTCGTGTTGAGCGGGGGCCTCGAGACCGGGGACGGTGACTATCCTCCTCACAGGGCTTATCTGGGTGACCAGGAGGAGCTTTACAGCCTGGGAGATAAGCCCCTCTGGGGGGATCAGGCCGCGTGGGTTAGGTTGGGGCTGTCCGGGACGGTTATGCAGACCTGGTGGGGTAGGGTCAATGCGGAGCTCTTCGTCACCGCGGGCATGGTAATGAGGGACTGGAGCAGGAGCGAGGATTC
- a CDS encoding proline racemase family protein, giving the protein MRIKRILTVVDTHTGGEPTRIVLSGGPMLRGNTMLDRWQEFRLRHDDLREFLMREPRGHGDMFGALVTTPCSDGAHCGVIFMDPSGCLTMCGHGSIGLARTLLELRMVESNIPCTHVILDTPAGVVRVLVDVQEDGQVGAALLGNVPSFLYAEDLKIRLSDGTDVTLDVAFGGNFFAIVPAGQLGLSIEPGEARRIQALGLEIRELVNLKIRASHPEEDRICGVELVEFSLQEGERRYRNCVVFGQGAIDRSPCGTGTSAKMAVLAAKGELRPGEEFVHRGITGSVFTGYVEEGPKISGFQSVLPFVKGTSSITGFNMLIQEEGDVFPRGFLLGR; this is encoded by the coding sequence TATCTTGACCGTGGTGGACACCCACACCGGGGGAGAGCCCACCAGGATAGTCCTATCCGGAGGTCCCATGCTTCGGGGGAACACCATGCTGGACCGCTGGCAGGAGTTCCGGCTCCGCCACGATGACCTAAGGGAGTTCCTGATGAGGGAGCCCCGAGGACACGGGGACATGTTTGGGGCGCTGGTTACCACCCCTTGTTCAGATGGGGCCCACTGCGGCGTGATCTTCATGGACCCTTCCGGATGCCTTACCATGTGTGGTCACGGATCCATCGGGCTTGCCAGGACCTTGTTGGAGCTCCGCATGGTTGAGAGTAATATCCCCTGTACCCATGTGATCCTTGATACCCCGGCTGGGGTTGTGAGAGTGCTGGTGGATGTCCAGGAGGACGGACAGGTGGGGGCAGCGCTGCTTGGCAACGTGCCGTCCTTCCTTTATGCGGAGGATCTTAAAATCCGGTTGTCCGACGGGACCGACGTAACGTTGGACGTGGCTTTCGGGGGCAACTTCTTCGCCATAGTGCCCGCGGGGCAGTTGGGGCTCTCCATAGAGCCCGGGGAGGCCAGGAGGATACAGGCCTTGGGGTTGGAGATCCGGGAGCTGGTTAATCTAAAGATCCGGGCTTCCCACCCGGAGGAGGACAGGATATGCGGGGTTGAACTTGTGGAGTTCTCCCTGCAGGAGGGGGAGCGGCGCTACCGCAACTGCGTGGTCTTTGGTCAGGGGGCCATTGACAGGTCTCCCTGTGGAACCGGAACCTCCGCCAAGATGGCGGTCTTGGCGGCTAAGGGGGAGCTCAGGCCTGGGGAGGAGTTCGTTCATCGAGGCATAACCGGCAGCGTTTTCACCGGTTACGTGGAAGAGGGCCCTAAGATCAGCGGTTTCCAAAGCGTGCTTCCCTTTGTGAAGGGCACGTCAAGCATAACCGGTTTCAACATGCTGATCCAGGAGGAGGGTGACGTATTCCCACGGGGTTTCCTGTTGGGGCGCTGA